The Toxoplasma gondii ME49 chromosome XII, whole genome shotgun sequence genome includes a region encoding these proteins:
- a CDS encoding hypothetical protein (encoded by transcript TGME49_245746), whose translation MVSEETRISLRAQVQQQTVLLLQARLAGRLGPGDGRAERLHANPPCEQSTGVRMPLGGVKLMEPQTRPETPARREDASELPNPLSAEAASLKGRTVENTVPDERREKSETRTSEETRIAEHAAEESHAAAREGRRAERQRERERLLAAKPDASYEDPTDRRRIAEASATLGVQRFKTDDTFAVESILRELHAAEAEKAKLGRRREGGGETDECSPETAEKEPEETESRSRILRVGEYVLATVETLLGATSGGGDEQSRKAELAEKRQSEKAEEPKDDDLSLAFPECTMTRLTKEDLLRAGRREHRARPLTQTEAEELRLLLGEAQRRSESHREEASSKRGRSAAFARGMRNDLTKEELTAACLRFQSAARRSQPTETRSDALALQIRHLLERMCTELVEFDEKLSRLHAERGGLLELSKLADLQHLVFLDELALLDLMEEEDNRLQEKLRDENRDLEAVRRRLAWIDEEVLEKQGALAECSATDEVIKQQLADLLGPKNSFTPQLLQLFNRKVKKARRPVAASVEEDEEEDEDFRQLDDEDEDDDDDDLEEDAAPPGCDMQLYENVLELRDIKLETEMKATALKKEFEELKKEQVKQTGLEKVHAERVQQTQKDIQKYQREKQQRANQIRQIVPVTASQIQCLYTEDLPEQEDMTPPAIRLPADLKNEVVFTRSAFARLRQRIKDLRVETEAARAEYRDLTRSFAVSQREKKQTMKVIEQLKQKFENVQLLRFGAGVSLEQLERAAAAVAAEKEQKLNRESMEDKGPATLEAQVIAEKRKTIEELSSTRAALLQQNTKLLKTVASLKASDILLRQSLDNGGGTTATALNKDGLTDVHRARKAAKLKEVLKLQVKEIETLKKEIGLFKLKGAHIDPTVLYGQRQPYFNRVRCEGGEDNDEAKSK comes from the exons ATGGTTtccgaagaaacgcggaTATCGCTGCGAGCACAGGTGCAGCAGCAAACGGTCCTGCTTCTGCAGGCGCGCCTCGCAGGCCGCTTGGGTCCTGGGGACGGAAGAGCCGagcgcctgcatgcaaatcCACCCTGCGAGCAGTCCACAGGTGTGCGCATGCCCCTAGGGGGGGTGAAGCTGATGGAGCCTCAGACGCGACCGGAGACCCCCGCTCGGCGCGAAGACGCTTCGGAATTGCCCAATCCGCTGAGCGCCGAGGCCGCCAGTCTCAAGGGACGAACAGTTGAGAACACAGTGCCGgacgaacgcagagagaagtcaGAAACGCGAACcagcgaagaaacaagaaTCGCGGAGCACGCAGCCGAGGAAAGCCACG CTGCAGCTCGGGAGGGGCGCAGGGCcgagcggcagagagagcgcgagcggCTCTTGGCCGCGAAGCCAGACGCGAGTTACGAGGACCCAACGGATCGACGAAGAATTGCGGAAGCCAGCGCCACCTTGGGAGTCCAGAGATTTAAAACTGACGACACATTCGCTGTTGAAAGCAT TTTAcgggaactgcatgcggccgaggcagagaaggcaaagctgggcaggcgcagagaaggcggaggcgagaCTGACGAGTGCAGCCCAGAAACTGCGGAGAAAGAGCCGGAAGAGACTGAGAGTCGATCACGCATCCTCAGAGTTGGAGAGTATGTTCTCGCGACTGTTGAGACGCTCTTGGGGGCGACCAGCGGCGGCGGAGATGAACAGTCGAGGAAGGCTGAGTTGGCTGAGAAACgccagagcgagaaggcggaagagcCCAAAGACGACGATCTGAGCCTGGCATTCCCAGAGTGCACGATGACGCGCCTGACCAAAGAGGACCTTCT GCGGGCAGGAAGGAGGGAGCACCGTGCGAGGCCGCTCACTCAAACGGAGGCCGAAGAGCTGCGTTTGCTGTTGGGCGAAGCGCAGAGAAGGTCAGAATCACaccgagaagaggcgagctcgaagcgcggaagaagcgcggCCTTCGCACGCGGCATGAGGAATGATCTGACGAAGGAGGAACTCACGGCGGCTTGCTTGCGATTCCAGAGCGCGGCGAGACGCTCCCAACCAACAGAGACTCGGAGCGACGCACTGGCGCTTCAGATTCGGCACCTGCTGGAGAGA ATGTGCACAGAATTGGTGGAGTTCGACGAGAAGCTTTCTCGTTTGCACGCAGAACGAGGCGGCCTCTTGGAGCTCTCGAAGCTCGCAGATTTGCAGCACCTT GTGTTCCTCGACGAACTCGCTCTGTTGGATCtgatggaagaagaagacaatcGTCTTCAGGAGAAACTTCGAGACGAAAACCGCGACCTGGAGGCAGTGCGGCGGCGACTCGCCTGGATAGACGAAGAAGTCCTCGAAAAGCAGGGAGCCCTCGCCGAATGCTCT GCGACAGACGAAGTGATAAAACAGCAACTCGCGGACCTGCTCGGTCCCAAGAATTCCTTCACCCCCCAACTCCTGCAGCTCTTCAACCGAAAG GtcaagaaggcgagacgtcCGGTGGCAGCCAGCGttgaggaggacgaagaggaagacgaagacttTCGACAACTCG atgacgaagacgaagacgacgatgaCGACGatctcgaggaagacgcagccCCTCCCGGATGCGACATGCAACTCTACGAAAATGTGCTTGAGCTGAG GGATATAAAACTCGAGACTGagatgaaggcgacggcgctgaagaaggagtttgaagagctgaagaag GAGCAGGTGAAACAGACGGGGCTGGagaaagtgcatgcagagcgggTGCAACAAACGCAGAAAGATATCCAAAAAtaccagagagaaaaacaacagcGAGCGAATCAAATTCGACAGATCGTCCCCGTGACTGCCTCTCAG atccagtgtctgtacaccgaaGACTTGCCTGAGCAGGAAGACATGACTCCACCTGCTATCCGGCTTCCGGCTGACTTGAAAAACGAAGTTGTTTTCACTCGGTCTGCATTCGCCAGGCTCCGCCAAAG GATCAAAGACCTACGCGTTGAAACAGAAGCTGCGCGCGCGGAGTATCGTGACCTCACTCGCAGCTTTGCGGTCTCtcagcgagaaaagaagcag ACCATGAAAGTGATTGAACAGCTAAAGCAGAAATTCGAAAATGTGCAACTTCTTCGATTCGGCGCGGGCGTTTCCCTGGAACAACTGGAGAGGGCCGCCGCCGCAGtagcagcagagaaggaacaaaaACTGAACAGAGAAAGTATGGAAGACAAAGGCCCCGCCACTCTTGAGGCACAG GTTATCgctgagaagcgaaaaacaaTCGAAGAACTCTCTTCAACGCGAGCAGCTCTTCTTCAACAGAATACAAAACTGCTGAAAACTGTGGCTAGCCTGAAAGCATCCGACATCCTTCTCCGCCAATCTCTCGACAATGGGGGCGGCACAACAGCCACCGCC
- a CDS encoding hypothetical protein (encoded by transcript TGME49_245748) gives MWWNVSHFLFLCGAYNEFSETDCCDLELRISFFPLGFDRLRKFLLVMSAGTQHLIATPDSGWVNLGSSEELRRVYVQRIASGARRSSPSFVPSSALPLAGVSPVASVAEEKAFSREQPEISLCLFLHLSSPLPLFFFCFRESLLSCDLRFGHIRDSRRGDSGRERRDFFLSLDCRRRLRQQRRSRRGKGTPWRTPRPCMGVRDPVRCLFTWAQACSEAMPFPRCSSSSALPSESVSAPRITVSAVGALWARHTSSSSPSRWNAAACDAEQSSRGKRIASTHQLTERSAERLKKKRSLRTAGGLACFVSHLVGIHRCHLGLWKLQPLHRLCTRGGERGFLRRDRSKLPSFSCTYTCRACAGDCRLVRGRRGLEGSSRERLHSAVVTVECGDLREGEVERKLEQSGVESSEKTAFVRFYTGTRELEQATGKTFLACLRKQGNDITRQKALGLF, from the exons ATGTGGTGGAATGTTTCGcattttctgtttctgtgcgGAGCGTACAACGAGTTTTCTGAGACCGATTGCTGCGACCTTGAGCTGCgcatttcctttttccctctCGGCTTCGATCGCCTTCGAAAGTTCCTCCTT GTAATGTCAGCAGGAACGCAACACTTGATCGCGACGCCAGACAG TGGATGGGTGAATCTCGGCTCAAGCGAGGAGCTGAGgcgggtgtacgtacagcgtATTGCCTCCGGAGCTCGCCGATCCTCGCCTTCATttgtgccttcttctgctctgcctctcgcagGAGTCTCGCCTGTCGCAA GCGTCGCGGAGGAGAAGGCCTTTAGCCGCGAGCAACCGGAGATCAG CCTCTGCTTGTTCTTGCAcctttcgtcgcctctccctctcttcttcttctgctttcgcgAGAGCCTCCTGAGCTGCGATCTCCGCTTTGGCCACATACGCGACAgccgccgaggagacagcggcagggaacgaagagactttttcctctccctcgatTGTCGAAGGCGACTCAGGCAGCAGCGCAGAAGCCGGAGAGGCAAAGGAACCCCCTGGAGGACGCCGAGGCCCTGCATGGGCGTCCGGGACCCTGTGCGGTGTCTCTTCACTTGGGCGCA AGCCTGCTCTGAGGCGATGCCTTTCCCCCGGTGTTCCTCCAGTTCGGCTCTTCCCTCTGAGAGCGTCTCCGCGCCTCGAATCACGGTCTCTGCGGTCGGCGCTCTGTGGGCGCGACAcacatcttcttcgtcacctTCGCGCTGGAATGCGGCGGCCTGCGACGCCGAGCAAAGCTCCCGGGGAAAGAGGATCGCGTCTACGCACCAACTAACAGAGAGGTCTGCTGAGAggctgaagaaaaaacg CTCGCTGCGAACGGCGGGCGGCCtcgcctgcttcgtctcgcACCTCGTCGGCATTCACCGCTGCCATCTCGGCCTCTGGAAACTCCAGCCGCTTCATCGGCTCTGTACGCGAGGCGGCGAACGCGGCTTTCTCCGCCGCGACCGCAGCAAGCTGCCCAGCTtcagctgtacgtacacctgtCGCGCGTGCGCGGGCGACTGCCGCCTCGTACGCGGCCGGCGGGGGCTGGAGGGGAGCAGCCGCGAGCGTCTTCACAGCGCCGTAGTGACAGTCGAATGCGGGGATCtgagggaaggagaagtgGAGCGGAAGCTCGAGCAGAGCGGTGTCGAATCAAGTGAGAAAACAGCTTTCGTGCGCTTCTACACAGGCACGCGAGAGCTGGAACAGGCAACAGGTAAAACGTTTTTGGCTTGTCTGCGCAAGCAAGGGAACGATATCACAAGGCAGAAGGCACTCGGGCTCTTTTGA
- a CDS encoding WD domain, G-beta repeat-containing protein (encoded by transcript TGME49_245752) — protein MKTELEDGAPRRHRSTACLPEKRNRASRGVQEEMSGFLEGKRNGLRCQPLRFLQSHGVDVPRRANACILDSDSFVFVSGRQVVVHRFLSGKRRAKKDSRAASGTDAPLPNERLDNAATLPAGPLRRKTIFLDALDPEETQATHGIDCIPATRADATEKQQPLDRSAERNLPAEAEIQALSPEAAVASSLDRNSFVLHYASGKDGEGGVSALAVDPFHKLLAVCEWNDSAQPSIHIYSTQTYKYLRSLRGESSTGYTCAAFRGCECFQSAPVDVHSTEQSDHSPKNDREEAGETENGKLSISEGTSEASVDFTYKSDEANPPSLDDNTAKLQDFNRTFSSSCSAACPSEERSVMRKKVELQQNSFGSDRSILLASVGSAPDFFLTLWDVEQGLALLRFKASAQEVFTVKWSTLFPLQLTTAGARHVKLWSVAKTFTGLKLQGQTCKFGTAELSDILSFVELADGWLLAGSEYGQLLLWEGSLLKAEVKQGVAAVLPGASVTPARPETSGQSASPVSALTVAASSCLTSAAACSSGAGRRPSLTRDEKPSCTDLRARRASSRLKPAAGLAALSPGSDARRSSRRINTVNDLPSLPREGTWGHESREPAACRLHTYGSEREAAVVKHLPCHEGPITSVFRDPNAPDKIVTAGHDGHIKWWSSEEILNAAEIADAQNQEIVVSLLRCVRLPDKRGVRYIAVKPPLSTSVSKPSSPKWIIEDLYGAMWSYEPLTEALVLILDVHAAAITGVAPLCSSFVVEDLASPRTSLDEPSSSSSPSSSSSSSPSSSPSFSSSSSSSSCVSSVPSSSSTSSFRGSEELLLAHASLLATAGEDGTIRVWEDSRKSRPIVSRRWDAAFTALLSLPSRPHHLWHLNASPSPSASPPFSSSSSARLSSSSFLSRGDRETPVLRGEACVATGSADGVFRVLNLSAEAISVIFAIKTHASEIRALACRPDGGAFAVLGADNAVVFLESEDLQTSARPVSQQSEKGRAEHGRQAQSPPRGANTAEESFREKQDSWGADSWDGDKETLQPSDFARAMEPASCTKAQHEKRPAPYRVLGYMQTPEQVEQIIWKEQQIILIGGCSLFQVSLCRANTKLKATQEEKRGSNAEKGDSACEGDTDALEEKRLPVTTPLLSSSLGPSYSSFSPSCSPSSPACSTGNQCSHPNPSEEPGLSAILETSRDSDSETAESSEEEEADIASSETSLSPPRSSEEPRRIGDSPPSRALAFTVTASVLLPSVSVAKAAQLSLRRPLGEESRDARLHSVPDRRPSRTSVCTPAEEDARWRGEKRTARASREGDKEKGTELEACCSRPSASEKPRACTKLYVAGTGALFGFLWMADLHEDGGGANGAEGETKEAAKDAKESGEGKREELGRERDTDEPRRRSLETANTTQSREVTETEKSAGGEARRQLEVRKLFLTPAQNLLGLFTKEARGTFQRKQEKEGRRRRNREISGGVSESRSAGATSKPPSPSGVCENDGDSREGVETPEQVGSASVNNGKKASRRGGRNSVQARTEEEFEDAPVVSVLEKVLEQDLLLLGISDGRIGIVHLAFHQICFVVSRLELQLKREFELLNSELARRFSPLSLTTVTAVRRPCRGSVS, from the exons ATGAAAACCGAACTTGAGGATGGCGCTCCACGGCGACACCGATCTACGGCGTGCTTGcccgagaagagaaacagagcaTCCAGAGGAGTCCAGGAGGAAATGAGTGGATTTCTAGAGGGCAAACGGAACGGCCTACGGTGCCAGccgcttcgctttcttcagaGTCATGGCGTTGACGTTCCGAGGCGCGCAAACGCCTGTATTCTCGATTCCGATTCTTTTGTCTTTGTGTCCGGAAGGCAAGTGGTTGTGCACCGCTTTTTGTCCGGGAAAAGGCGTGCGAAGAAGGACTCCAGAGCGGCCTCCGGAACAGATGCACCGCTGCCGAACGAACGCTTGGATAACGCGGCGACATTACCAGCTGGACCTCTCAGAAGAAAAACTATTTTCTTGGACGCTCTCGATcccgaagagacacaggcgacACATGGGATAGACTGCATCCCGGCAACGCGTGCGGATGCCACCGAAAAGCAGCAACCGTTGGACAGAAGTGCAGAACGGAACCTCCCGGCTGAGGCTGAGATACAAGCCCTCAGCCCGGAGGCAGCTGTGGCATCCTCCTTGGATCGGAACTCCTTCGTTCTGCACTATGCTTCTGgaaaagatggagaaggcggagtGTCAGCTCTTGCAGTTGATCCTTTCCATAAACTGTTAGCCGTCTGCGAATGGAACGACTCTGCACAACCAT CCATTCACATCTACTCAACGCAGACATACAAATACCTTCGCAGCCTGAGAGGCGAAAGCTCTACAGGATACACCTGTGCCGCCTTTCGGGGATGCGAGTGTTTCCAAAGTGCGCCTGTTGATGTACACAGCACAGAGCAATCAG ACCATTCACCCAAAAACGatagagaagaagcaggagaaacagaaaacgggAAACTATCAATCTCTGAAGGCACCTCTGAAGCTTCTGTGGACTTCACATACAAATCAGACGAGGCAAATCCCCCGTCCCTAGACGATAACACCGCCAAGCTCCAAGATTTCAACCGCacgttttcgtcttcttgtaGTGCTGCATGTCCTTCTGAGGAGAGGAGTGTaatgaggaagaaagtggaactACAGCAGAACAGCTTTGGCTCAGACAGATCGATTTTGCTTGCCTCTGTGGGAAGCGCTCCagacttcttcctcactcTATGGGATGTTGAGCAAGGCTTGGCCCTCCTGCGATTCAAAGCAAGTGCACAGGAAGTCTTCACAGTTAAATG GTCGACCCTTTTCCCGCTCCAGCTTACCACGGCCGGCGCCCGTCACGTTAAACTTTGGAGCGTTGCCAAAACGTTCACTGGCCTGAAATTGCAG GGCCAAACCTGCAAATTCGGTACAGCGGAGCTTTCAGACATCCTCAGTTTCGTCGAATTAGCAGACGGCTGGCTGCTGGCAGGTTCTGAGTATGGACAGCTTCTCCTTTGGGag GGGAGTCTTTTGAAAGCTGAAGTGAAGCAAGGTGTCGCTGCAGTTCTTCCAGGCGCAAGTGTGACCCCGGCAAGACCAGAGACAAGCGGCCAAAGCGCCTCTCCAGTGTCTGCTCTGACCGTTGCTGCCTCCTCGTGTCTCACGTCTGCAGCCGCTTGTTCTTCGGGTGCAGGAAGACGCCCGTCTCTCACGCGAGATGAAAAACCAAGCTGCACCGACCTCCGCGCTCGCAGAGCGTCCTCGAGACTGAAGCCGGCCGCTggtctcgctgctctctcacCGGGAAGCGATGCCCgacgcagcagcagaaggaTCAATACGGTAAACGACTTGCCGAGCCTGCCTCGGGAGGGAACTTGGGGTCACGAAAGCCGGGAGCCAGCGGCCTGCAGACTGCACACGTAtggcagcgaaagagaagccgcTGTCGTCAAACATCTCCCCTGCCACGAAGGGCCGATCACCAGTGTCTTCCGGGATCCAAACGCCCCAGACAAAATTGTCACTGCAGGACATGACGGGCACATCAAATG GTGGTCGTCTGAGGAAATTTTGAATGCAGCAGAGATTGCGGACGCACAAAATCAAGAGATCgtggtgtctctccttcgctgcgtCCGCCTGCCAGACAAGCGAGGCGTTCGCTATATCGCCGTCAAGCCTCCTTTGTCCACCTCCGTCTCCAA GCCGTCTTCACCAAAATGGATCATCGAGGATCTCTATGGCGCAATGTGGAGCTACGAACCGCTCACGGAAGCTCTTGTCTTG ATTCTTGACGTCCACGCTGCAGCCATCACAGGAGTCGCCCCCCTTTGTTCTTCGTTTGTCGTCGAAGATCTCGCCAGTCCTCGCACAAGCCTTGATGaaccctcttcttcttcctctccttcttcctcttcttcttcctctccttcttcctctccttctttctcttcttcttcctcttcttcatcctgtgtctcttctgttccttcttcatcttctaCTTCCTCTTTTCGTGGATCTGAAGAGCTTCTtcttgcgcatgcatccTTGTTGGCGACTGCGGGCGAAGACGGCACCATTCGTGTCTGGGAAGATTCGCGGAAAAGCAGACCTATCGTCTCAAG GCGCTGGGATGCGGCATTcactgctcttctctcgctcccaTCTCGTCCACATCATCTTTGGCATCTCAATGCCTCTCCGTCaccgtctgcctctcctcctttttcctcttcttcctctgcccgtctctcctcttcttcttttctttctcgtggagacagggagacgcCTGTGCTCCGGGGCGAGGCTTGCGTTGCGACAGGCTCGGCGGACGGGGTGTTCCGGGTGCTGAACCTCTCTGCGGAAGCCATTTCTGTGATTTTCGCGATtaaaacgcatgcatcggaAATTCGCGCTCTTGCCTGCAGGCCGGACG GCGGCGCCTTTGCCGTGCTGGGAGCGGACAACGCAGTTGTGTTCCTCGAGAGCGAGGATCTCCAGACTTCGGCGCGTCCAGTTTCACAGCAGTCTGAGAAGGGCAGAGCAGAACATGGCAGGCAGGCCCAGAGCCCCCCGAGAGGAGCCAACACAGCTGAGGAGAGTTTCAGGGAGAAGCAAGACTCTTGGGGAGCAGACAGCTgggacggagacaaagagacactgCAGCCGTCAGATTTCGCTCGCGCGATGGAGCCTGCATCTTGCACAAAAGCTCAGCACGAGAAGCGACCCGCGCCGTATCGAGTTCTCGGTTACATGCAGACTCCGGAGCAGGTGGAACAGATTATCTGGAAAGAACAGCAGATTATTCTCATAGGCGGATGTTCCCTATTTCAggtttctctttgtcgagCGAACACCAAGTTGAAGGCGActcaagaggaaaagagagggagcaacgcagaaaaaggagattCTGCgtgcgaaggagacaccgacgccttggaggagaagcgactgCCTGTGACGAC acctcttctctcttcctctctcggccCCTCCtactcctctttctccccttcgtgctctccttcctcaccTGCATGCTCGACAGGAAATCAGTGCTCGCACCCGAATCCCAGCGAGGAGCCAGGACTTTCTGCGATCTTGGAGACCAGCCGAGACAGCGACTCTGAGAccgcagagagcagcgaagaagaagaggctgaTATCGCTTCGTCAGAGACCTCCTTGTCCCCTCCTAGGTCTAGCGAAGAACCACGCAGAATCGGCGACTCTCCACCGTCGCGTGCTCTGGCTTTCACAGTTACAGCGAgtgttctccttccttccgtttctgtcgcGAAGGCGGCTCAgttgtctctgcgtcgtcctcTCGGCGAGGAGTCGAGGGATGCCCGCCTGCACTCCGTCCCCGACAGGCGACCCTCGCGCACCAGTGTCTGTACGCCtgcggaggaagacgcgaggTGGCGGGGGGAGAAGCGAACCGCCAGAGCCtcgagggaaggagacaaagagaaaggaacagagCTCGAGGCCTGTTGTTCCAGACCTTCTGCTTCCGAGAAaccgcgcgcatgcacgaagcTCTATGTCGCAGGCACGGGAGCACTGTTTGGATTCTTGTGGATGGCGGACCTTCATGAGGACGGTGGCGGCGCCAACGGAGCGGaaggggagacgaaagaggctgCAAAAGATGCTAAAGAAAGCGGAGAGGGCAAACGAGAAGAACTgggccgagagagagacacagacgagcCCCGGCGAAGGAGTCTGGAAACCGCAAACACCACGCAAAGCCGAGAGGTaaccgagacagagaagagtgCCGGAGGCGAAGCACGGAGACAGCTAGAAGTGAGAAAGCTGTTTCTCACTCCCGCCCAGAATTTGTTGGGTCTTTTCACTAAGGAGGCCCGTGGCACATTtcaaagaaaacaggagaaagaaggacgtCGCCGACGAAACAGGGAAATCTCAGGCGGAGTCTCTGAGTCACGATCTGCAGGCGCGACGAGCAAGCCCCCGTCGCCTTCGGGTGTATGTGAAAATGACGGAGACTCTCGCGAGGGTGTGGAGACGCCGGAGCAGGTTGGCAGTGCTTCGGTGAATAACGGTAAGAAGGCGTCCCGGAGAGGAGGTAGGAATTCTGTCCAGGCgcgaacagaagaggaaTTTGAAGACGCGCCTGTTGTTTCTGTTCTGGAAAAAGTTCTAGAACAAgacctgcttctccttgGCATCAGCGACGGCCGTATTGGCATCGTCCACCTCGCTTTCCACCAGATTTGCTTCGTGGTGAGTCGATTGGAGCTGCAGTTAAAACGGGAGTTTGAACTCCTCAATTCCGAGCTTGCGCGCCGGTTTTCACCTTTGTCCTTGACAACGGTCACTGCTGTTCGTCGTCCCTGTCGaggctctgtctcctga
- a CDS encoding hypothetical protein (encoded by transcript TGME49_245760), producing MRLCLPGNTSEVTPAHADDCSWQYREQAASQLHHAEAIKTQITTTVEDEEEVVSSTLRAHRSRYAVRRTIKRVRATFSAGVSQAATVLAGQGAPQSHQQVLSTVAMVQTEHMPQLPSHQIASPPFLVQVLLPSAPPVTTAGDASK from the coding sequence ATGCGGCTCTGCCTGCCAGGGAATACGAGCGAGGTAACCCCTGCACATGCCGACGATTGTTCCTGGCAATACCGTGAGCAAGCCGCTTCACAGCTGCACCATGCGGAGGCCATCAAGACACAAATAACGACGACTGtcgaggatgaagaagaagtcgtCTCAAGCACACTTCGAGCGCACCGTTCAAGGTATGCGGTCAGACGGACCATCAAGCGGGTCCGCGCCACGTTCAGTGCCGGAGTATCGCAAGCAGCTACGGTGCTGGCCGGTCAGGGTGCACCGCAATCTCATCAGCAGGTGCTGAGCACCGTTGCTATGGTCCAGACTGAGCACATGCCACAGCTGCCCTCGCACCAAATCGCCTCACCACCATTCCTTGTCCAGGTGCTTCTACCATCAGCGCCGCCAGTCACGACCGCAGGCGACGCCTCGAAGTAG